The Streptomyces liliiviolaceus sequence GCAGCTCGGTCTGTACCTCGGCCTCGGTGCGCGCGCCCGGCAGTTCGAGCGCGTCGGCGTTCTTGATCACATCCGGCACCGCGGCGGCCGTCAGCTCGTCCAGCGAGCCGTACCCCACCTGCGCGAGCATCTTGGCGCGGGCCTCGGAGTCGGGCCCGATGTGACGCTGCTCGAAGGGGATTCCCTGTTCGAGCTCGGAGAGCGGAATACGTTGGACGGTCATTGCGGAGGCCTCCTGGTCTGACGACCTTCGAGGGGCACCACTAGGTGGGTGCCCTAACGGCCTCCCCCTCTGTCATCTCAACCTGAGAGCTTCACCGGCTCGCCGCGAAGGCGCACCGGCTTTCACCGTCGGTGAGAGCGGAGCCCGTCGACTACTCGAACACCCCTCTGCTTTCCAGAGTGACCTCGTCCATGCGGTACGTGTGCCTGAGAGATTCCGGGGAGGATTTGCTCCTTCGGCGCCTCCGATGAAGCCTGGAGGACTCTCCCGCACGGGGTCAGCAGCCGTCGCCCAGCCTACCAGCGGGGTTCCCTCAAGTGGCCGCCCACCTCAAAGTGCTCTTTCGTAGTGCTTACGGATGAGTTGCGAGCAGCTGGAGGGCCCGTGCAGACCGACATCGATCCGCGCAACCTGATAGGCCGCAAGGCGTTCGACCGCAACGGCACGAGGATCGGCACCGTCGACGAGGTCTACCTCGACGACGCGACCGGCGCACCGGAGTGGGCGGCCATACGCACCGGCCTGTTCAGCCGGGACGCCTTCGTCCCCCTGGAGCCCAGCGAAGTGGTCGCCGAATCCCTGCACGTCCCGTTCGAACGCGCCCTGATCAAGGACGCCCCCGACTTCGGAGTAGGCCGCCACCTCTCCCCCGAACAAGAACTACAGCTCTACCACCACTACGGCCTGGACGTATCCCCCACACCCCCCTTCCCAGACAAAGA is a genomic window containing:
- a CDS encoding PRC-barrel domain-containing protein, with protein sequence MQTDIDPRNLIGRKAFDRNGTRIGTVDEVYLDDATGAPEWAAIRTGLFSRDAFVPLEPSEVVAESLHVPFERALIKDAPDFGVGRHLSPEQELQLYHHYGLDVSPTPPFPDKDFGHLANKEDPT